One window from the genome of Paraclostridium sordellii encodes:
- a CDS encoding hemolysin family protein: MNNLDSDPGGILTQLILIAILTAINAFFASAEMAIVSVNKSKVQALSEEGNEKAKLLEKLIKEPSNFLSTIQIGITLAGFFSSASAATGLSTYVSDILKPLNILYSNEISMIGITLILSYFTLVFGELVPKRIALKKSESIALFSVKPIYLLSKIAKPFIKILSFSTGIILKLTGNNSIDVEETISEEEIKALIYRSTEDGLIEDDEKDMLYKVFEFNDRLSKEIMTSRSDTFLINIDDDFKSILSEILEYNFSRVPVYKENTDNIIGILYTKDLLAEASKVGFDNIKIEKILHKPCFVPEVKPVNELFKLLKETKVHLAVLFDEYGGFSGIVTMEDLIEEIMGDIEDEYDKGEDISQISEDTFMVKGYLSVNDFNDRFDLDIEEGDYDTLNGYLTESLGKIPEENEIVELEKVKFTAIKVKNRRVEEIQVNLLKIEDKI, encoded by the coding sequence GAATAATTTAGATTCAGACCCCGGAGGGATACTCACCCAGTTAATTTTAATAGCTATATTAACAGCTATAAATGCATTTTTTGCATCAGCAGAAATGGCCATAGTTTCGGTCAATAAATCGAAAGTGCAGGCTTTAAGTGAAGAAGGTAATGAAAAGGCAAAATTACTAGAAAAGCTTATTAAAGAGCCAAGTAACTTTTTATCAACTATACAAATAGGTATAACATTAGCTGGGTTTTTCTCGAGTGCATCTGCTGCTACTGGGTTATCGACTTATGTATCAGATATATTAAAGCCTTTAAATATCTTATATAGTAATGAAATATCAATGATAGGTATAACTTTAATACTTTCTTATTTTACTTTAGTATTTGGTGAGTTAGTACCAAAGAGAATAGCACTTAAAAAATCAGAAAGTATAGCATTATTTTCAGTAAAACCAATATATCTTTTATCTAAAATAGCAAAACCATTTATAAAGATACTTTCATTTTCAACAGGAATTATATTAAAGCTAACAGGAAATAATTCTATTGATGTAGAAGAAACTATATCAGAAGAAGAAATAAAAGCTTTAATATATAGATCAACAGAAGATGGATTGATAGAAGATGATGAGAAAGATATGCTATATAAAGTATTTGAGTTTAACGATAGGCTATCAAAAGAAATTATGACTTCAAGAAGTGATACTTTCTTAATAAATATTGATGATGATTTTAAGTCTATTTTATCTGAAATCTTAGAGTATAATTTTTCAAGAGTACCAGTTTATAAAGAAAATACAGACAATATAATAGGAATACTTTATACAAAAGACTTATTAGCAGAAGCTAGTAAAGTAGGTTTTGACAATATAAAAATAGAAAAAATACTTCATAAACCTTGCTTTGTTCCAGAGGTAAAGCCAGTAAATGAATTATTTAAACTTTTAAAAGAAACTAAAGTACATCTAGCTGTATTATTTGATGAATATGGAGGCTTTTCAGGAATAGTCACTATGGAAGATTTAATAGAAGAAATAATGGGTGACATAGAAGATGAGTACGATAAAGGTGAGGATATAAGTCAGATAAGTGAAGATACCTTTATGGTAAAAGGGTATTTAAGTGTAAATGACTTTAATGATAGATTTGACCTAGATATAGAAGAAGGGGATTACGATACTTTAAATGGATACTTAACTGAGTCCCTTGGTAAAATCCCTGAGGAAAATGAAATAGTAGAACTTGAAAAAGTCAAGTTTACGGCAATTAAGGTTAAAAACAGAAGAGTTGAGGAAATTCAAGTAAATTTATTAAAAATAGAAGATAAAATATAA
- a CDS encoding DUF871 domain-containing protein yields the protein MGRLGISIYVDKSNEEELKDYIDRAEKNGFSRIFSCLLSVDDDRENILNKFKAINEYAHSKGFEIILDVNPKVFDELGISYDDLTFFKESGSYGIRLDMGFTGLEESLMTFNPHNLKIEINMSDYTKYIDTIMDYQPKKENIIGCHNFYPNKNSGLTLEHFIKCSDKFKKYGLKTASFVTSQNENTFGPWPVTEGLPTLEVHRSLPLDVQVKHLIALGNIDDIIISNCYPTDEELEKVGSMRKDVVTFDIELIENLPYIEKDIVLKELHFNRGDVSSNMIRSTQSRSKYKDYEFEIFNTPQVIKRGDVLIESDKGKNYVGELQVALCDIKNNGKANVVGHIREDEIFILDFIKPWQKFTFRSI from the coding sequence GTGGGAAGATTAGGAATATCAATATACGTAGATAAATCTAATGAAGAAGAACTAAAAGATTATATTGATAGAGCTGAGAAAAATGGCTTTAGCCGTATATTTTCATGTCTACTATCAGTAGATGATGACAGAGAAAATATTTTAAATAAATTTAAAGCTATAAATGAATATGCTCATTCTAAGGGATTTGAAATAATATTAGATGTTAATCCAAAAGTATTTGATGAACTTGGGATAAGTTATGATGATTTAACATTTTTCAAAGAATCTGGTAGTTACGGGATAAGGTTGGATATGGGATTTACAGGACTTGAAGAATCATTAATGACTTTTAACCCACATAATTTAAAAATTGAAATAAATATGAGTGACTATACTAAATATATAGATACTATAATGGATTATCAGCCTAAAAAAGAAAATATAATAGGATGTCATAATTTTTATCCAAATAAAAATAGTGGATTAACATTAGAACATTTTATTAAATGTAGTGATAAATTTAAAAAATATGGATTAAAAACAGCATCATTTGTTACAAGTCAAAATGAAAATACATTTGGACCATGGCCTGTTACAGAAGGATTACCAACGCTTGAAGTACATAGAAGCTTACCTTTAGATGTACAAGTAAAGCATTTAATAGCATTAGGTAATATAGATGATATAATAATTTCTAATTGTTATCCAACTGATGAAGAATTAGAAAAAGTAGGTTCTATGAGAAAAGATGTAGTTACTTTTGATATTGAGTTAATAGAAAACTTACCTTATATAGAAAAAGATATTGTATTAAAAGAACTTCACTTTAATAGAGGAGATGTATCTAGCAATATGATAAGATCTACTCAATCAAGATCTAAATATAAAGATTATGAATTTGAGATATTTAATACTCCTCAAGTTATAAAAAGAGGTGACGTTTTAATTGAAAGCGATAAAGGTAAAAATTATGTAGGAGAATTACAGGTAGCACTTTGCGATATAAAAAATAATGGGAAAGCAAATGTTGTAGGTCATATAAGAGAAGATGAAATTTTTATACTTGATTTTATAAAACCATGGCAAAAATTTACTTTTAGATCTATTTAG
- a CDS encoding EFR1 family ferrodoxin (N-terminal region resembles flavodoxins. C-terminal ferrodoxin region binds two 4Fe-4S clusters.) — protein MLNGAIIFFSGTGNTKYIAKLFKEKFKLENINTDLIDIQKEDKLNKTYDFYVFGGPIHAEMIPKILVDWINKNIENENKKCIIYHTLAGDRHSESRIYLAKILNKKGLDVVINTSIQMPNNYYHKFFKRDSDEEIERVLSLAPSKVDKIVKDFLNENRSDINYKKSTFATKMVYDVFLVYAKKYAKRNFSLDKNKCIDCKICEHECPTKNIYIENKNIEFYNKCIGCEKCIHRCPTNAILFNKKPFVPYKIEQYLKK, from the coding sequence ATGTTAAATGGAGCTATTATATTTTTTTCTGGAACAGGAAATACAAAATATATTGCAAAGCTTTTTAAGGAAAAGTTTAAACTTGAAAATATAAATACAGATCTTATAGACATACAAAAGGAAGATAAGTTAAATAAAACCTATGATTTTTATGTTTTTGGAGGACCAATTCATGCAGAAATGATACCAAAGATATTAGTTGATTGGATAAACAAAAACATAGAAAATGAAAATAAAAAATGTATAATTTATCATACTTTAGCAGGTGATAGACATAGTGAAAGTAGAATATATTTAGCCAAGATTTTAAATAAAAAAGGTTTAGATGTAGTTATAAATACTTCTATCCAAATGCCTAATAATTATTATCACAAGTTCTTTAAAAGAGATAGTGATGAAGAAATTGAAAGAGTATTATCACTAGCTCCAAGTAAGGTAGATAAAATTGTAAAAGATTTTTTAAATGAAAATAGAAGTGATATTAACTATAAAAAGTCAACTTTTGCAACAAAAATGGTTTATGATGTTTTTCTAGTTTATGCTAAAAAATATGCAAAGAGAAATTTTTCTTTAGATAAAAATAAATGTATAGATTGTAAAATTTGTGAACATGAGTGTCCTACTAAAAATATATATATAGAAAATAAAAATATAGAGTTTTATAATAAGTGTATAGGCTGTGAAAAATGTATACATAGATGTCCAACAAATGCTATTTTATTTAATAAAAAACCATTTGTTCCTTATAAAATAGAACAGTACTTAAAGAAATAA
- a CDS encoding bifunctional ADP-dependent NAD(P)H-hydrate dehydratase/NAD(P)H-hydrate epimerase has product MRIGVSSTTKYVDNYCSETLKIPLIVMMENAALKAYKHINKKEFKNYTIVCGVGNNGGDGLAIARHLIAQGKNVEVFLVGKIEKLSECSKINYQILKNMQIDINTIEDMNDTKDLNKLKMGINKSDLLVDAIFGTGLKREVIGVFKECINIINEYKNIYSIDVPSGINCDNGEVLGICVKANKTICFEFYKRGFFNYEVKKYLGEVVVENIGIPKDVLNKFDTKEYITNNEYIKNSMLKKDTYSFKSDYGKVLIIAGSDGFYGASYIATQAAVKSGSGLVTLVSDKEVLEKASIRLTEAMTCSFEDERLEKLLNSCNAIGFGCGMGNNESTFEKLKYIIKKSKCPIVIDADGINVLENRYEEVFKLKKDIIITPHLGEMSRLTGLDVEYIRKNRIDVAKEFAKKHNIIVLLKGYETVITNGVLTYINPTGNHKMANGGMGDTLTGIITSFIGQGMKTIDSAICAAYIHGFIGDELSDKLYTVNATDIINSLQSCIEKFI; this is encoded by the coding sequence ATGAGAATAGGGGTTTCAAGTACAACTAAATATGTTGATAACTATTGTAGTGAAACTTTAAAAATACCGCTTATAGTAATGATGGAAAATGCTGCATTAAAAGCATACAAACATATAAATAAAAAAGAGTTTAAAAATTATACGATAGTATGTGGAGTAGGTAATAATGGAGGAGATGGACTTGCTATAGCAAGACATCTTATAGCACAAGGTAAAAATGTCGAAGTATTTTTAGTAGGGAAAATAGAAAAATTAAGTGAATGCTCAAAGATAAATTATCAAATTTTAAAAAATATGCAAATTGATATTAATACTATTGAAGATATGAATGATACCAAAGATTTGAATAAACTTAAAATGGGTATAAACAAAAGTGACTTACTAGTTGATGCAATTTTTGGAACAGGCTTAAAAAGAGAAGTAATTGGAGTTTTTAAAGAGTGTATAAATATTATAAATGAATATAAAAACATATATTCAATAGATGTACCGTCAGGTATTAATTGTGATAATGGAGAAGTTTTAGGTATTTGTGTAAAAGCAAATAAAACTATATGCTTTGAATTTTATAAAAGAGGATTTTTTAACTATGAAGTAAAAAAATACTTAGGAGAAGTAGTAGTTGAAAATATAGGGATACCAAAAGATGTTTTAAATAAATTTGATACAAAAGAGTATATAACAAATAATGAATATATTAAAAATAGTATGCTTAAAAAAGATACATATAGTTTTAAAAGTGATTATGGAAAAGTTTTAATAATAGCTGGAAGTGATGGATTTTACGGTGCAAGTTATATAGCTACACAAGCAGCAGTAAAAAGCGGAAGTGGCTTAGTAACATTAGTAAGTGATAAAGAGGTTTTAGAAAAAGCAAGTATTAGGCTAACAGAAGCTATGACTTGTAGTTTTGAAGATGAAAGATTAGAAAAATTATTAAACTCTTGTAATGCAATCGGATTTGGTTGTGGTATGGGAAATAATGAAAGTACATTTGAAAAATTAAAATATATAATCAAAAAATCTAAATGCCCCATAGTAATAGATGCAGATGGAATTAATGTTCTTGAAAATAGATATGAAGAAGTATTCAAACTGAAAAAAGATATAATAATAACGCCACATTTAGGAGAAATGTCTAGACTAACAGGATTAGATGTAGAATATATAAGAAAAAATAGAATAGATGTAGCTAAAGAATTTGCAAAAAAACATAATATAATAGTTCTTTTAAAAGGTTATGAAACAGTTATAACAAATGGAGTTTTAACGTACATAAATCCAACAGGCAACCATAAAATGGCAAATGGAGGTATGGGAGATACTCTTACAGGAATTATAACTTCATTTATTGGTCAAGGCATGAAAACTATAGATTCTGCTATTTGTGCAGCTTATATACATGGATTTATAGGTGATGAATTATCAGATAAACTATATACTGTAAATGCAACAGATATAATAAATAGTTTACAAAGTTGCATAGAAAAGTTTATATAA
- a CDS encoding polyphosphate polymerase domain-containing protein, translated as MIVNRRELKYPIGEMDYYKVNDLFKRVLNPDPNNKEYGYRIRSLYFDSLNDDDYYAKINGEEVRKKIRLRIYDTKTDKVKLEIKRKINISQRKETVTITREDAIKLINMDYSVLLKYNNDIANSAYNIMTMGQYRPAVLVDYNRIAYIHTENNIRVTLDSDIRSNEFDFNMFSEDVSMTPIVDYYNAVLEVKFDGELFCWISQALADLDTTNRSLSKYCSSRRLFENYLL; from the coding sequence GTGATAGTAAATAGAAGGGAATTGAAATACCCTATAGGGGAAATGGATTATTACAAAGTAAATGATTTATTTAAACGAGTTTTAAATCCAGACCCAAATAATAAAGAATATGGGTATAGGATAAGAAGTCTGTATTTTGACAGTTTAAATGATGATGATTATTATGCAAAAATTAATGGCGAGGAAGTAAGAAAAAAAATAAGACTAAGAATTTATGACACAAAAACCGATAAGGTAAAGCTTGAAATCAAGCGGAAAATAAATATAAGCCAAAGAAAAGAAACTGTAACAATAACAAGAGAAGACGCAATAAAACTTATAAATATGGATTACAGTGTACTTCTTAAATACAATAATGATATAGCAAATAGCGCTTATAATATTATGACAATGGGACAATACAGGCCGGCAGTTTTAGTTGACTATAATAGAATTGCATACATACACACAGAAAACAATATCAGAGTTACTCTAGATAGTGATATAAGATCTAATGAGTTTGACTTTAATATGTTTAGTGAAGATGTATCCATGACTCCTATTGTAGATTATTATAATGCAGTTTTAGAAGTAAAATTTGATGGGGAGTTATTTTGTTGGATATCCCAAGCTTTAGCAGACTTAGATACAACTAATAGGTCTTTAAGTAAGTATTGTAGTTCAAGAAGACTTTTTGAAAATTATTTATTATAA
- a CDS encoding DUF4956 domain-containing protein: MKETLYKYLTSQSGTITTFDALETMFIALILSMVVFWTYKITFSGVMYNRKFNVSLVMITLVTTMVMIVIGSDIALSLGMVGALSIVRFRTAIKDPRDTGYIFWCIAIGLSVGSSNYMIAIIGSLFLFTVLSLFSFSGFGKEDRYILIIRGLREKEEEIMRCVFNSFKGSQLRAKNSVKDNIEIIYQIKIKNNQDKNILDDLYKIEGVNTVNIVAQNGETIG, from the coding sequence ATGAAAGAAACATTATATAAATATTTAACATCACAAAGTGGAACAATAACAACTTTTGATGCACTAGAAACAATGTTTATAGCTCTTATACTGTCTATGGTAGTATTTTGGACGTATAAAATAACTTTTAGTGGGGTTATGTATAATAGAAAGTTTAATGTATCTTTAGTTATGATAACTTTAGTTACAACTATGGTTATGATTGTAATTGGTAGTGATATAGCTCTATCTTTAGGTATGGTAGGGGCACTATCTATAGTTCGTTTTAGAACAGCAATAAAAGATCCAAGAGATACTGGTTATATATTTTGGTGTATAGCTATAGGCCTTAGCGTAGGAAGTTCTAATTACATGATAGCAATTATTGGTTCACTATTTTTATTTACAGTTTTATCTTTATTTAGCTTTAGTGGTTTTGGAAAAGAAGATAGATATATACTTATAATAAGAGGTCTTAGAGAAAAAGAAGAAGAGATAATGAGATGTGTCTTTAACTCTTTTAAAGGAAGTCAGCTAAGAGCTAAAAACTCAGTTAAAGATAACATAGAAATAATTTATCAAATTAAAATTAAGAATAATCAAGATAAGAACATATTAGATGATTTATATAAAATTGAAGGTGTAAATACAGTAAACATAGTTGCTCAAAATGGAGAAACCATAGGTTAG
- a CDS encoding CotH kinase family protein: protein MKKDIFKSIVAFGFLVLALILVANLSNIKKEAKETLKSERIKKITKLYKSDEMNKDYNLPIVVINTDGENLKRDDTINGDIQIYNSKSGINKLTDIPQTVSRASFKIRGNSSSKYPKKQFSIKLLNKKGNEKEESILGMPKDSEWILNAPFADKSLMRNYLALNTSNKIMGYASKTKFCEVFIVNDKSLEIKPKDYQGVYVMIEKINRGEDRVDIKKTIDNMDETSFIVAKDRQKSGEIGLKTYGLETSIYNHGFNVKYPKKDLTPGKYQYIQKYLSEFERMLYSDKFNDPAIGYNKFIDVDSFVDFYIINEFFKNTDAGIYSTYFYKDYNSKMKAGPVWDFNQSLGNHTEDIGLPYEYEGFFMNQRPIFDRLMEDKSFADKVVKRYKELRKTYLSDEYLTKEIDKASEKIGDAAYRNFQKWPIDLCNQAEVFEENNDVTGNYSIDKSKYEDFLNKNKHLIKPTEGKAKSYKEELELMKNFIKNRGNWMDKNIDSLSKWAN, encoded by the coding sequence ATGAAAAAAGATATATTCAAAAGTATAGTTGCCTTTGGGTTTTTAGTTTTAGCCTTAATATTAGTAGCAAATTTAAGTAACATAAAAAAGGAAGCAAAAGAAACATTAAAAAGTGAAAGAATAAAAAAGATTACAAAGCTTTATAAATCAGATGAAATGAATAAAGATTATAATCTTCCAATAGTAGTTATAAATACTGATGGAGAAAATTTAAAAAGAGATGATACTATAAATGGAGACATTCAAATATATAATAGTAAGTCTGGTATAAATAAATTAACAGATATACCTCAAACTGTAAGTAGAGCCAGTTTTAAAATAAGAGGAAATAGTAGTAGTAAATACCCTAAAAAACAATTTAGTATAAAACTTTTAAACAAAAAAGGAAATGAAAAAGAAGAAAGCATATTAGGCATGCCAAAAGATTCAGAGTGGATTTTAAATGCGCCTTTTGCAGATAAATCTTTAATGCGAAATTACCTAGCACTAAATACTTCAAATAAAATTATGGGATATGCTTCAAAAACTAAATTTTGTGAGGTATTTATAGTTAATGATAAAAGTTTAGAAATAAAACCTAAAGATTATCAAGGTGTTTATGTTATGATTGAAAAAATCAACAGAGGTGAGGATAGAGTTGATATAAAAAAAACCATAGACAATATGGATGAAACAAGTTTTATAGTAGCAAAAGACAGACAAAAAAGTGGAGAAATAGGACTTAAAACCTATGGACTAGAAACATCGATATACAATCATGGGTTTAATGTTAAATATCCAAAAAAAGATTTAACTCCTGGAAAGTATCAGTACATACAAAAATATTTAAGTGAGTTTGAAAGAATGCTTTACTCTGATAAATTTAATGACCCAGCAATTGGATATAACAAGTTTATCGATGTTGATTCTTTTGTTGATTTTTACATAATAAATGAATTTTTCAAAAATACAGATGCTGGAATTTATAGTACTTACTTTTACAAAGACTATAACAGTAAAATGAAAGCTGGACCTGTTTGGGATTTTAATCAATCTTTAGGAAATCATACTGAAGATATTGGTCTACCTTATGAATATGAAGGATTTTTTATGAATCAAAGACCTATATTTGATAGATTAATGGAAGATAAAAGTTTTGCAGATAAAGTAGTAAAAAGATATAAGGAGTTAAGAAAAACATATTTAAGTGATGAATATTTAACTAAAGAAATAGATAAGGCAAGTGAAAAAATAGGAGATGCAGCTTATAGGAACTTTCAAAAGTGGCCTATAGACCTTTGTAATCAAGCTGAGGTATTTGAAGAAAACAATGATGTAACAGGAAATTATTCAATAGATAAGTCTAAATATGAGGACTTTTTAAATAAGAATAAACATCTAATAAAACCAACCGAAGGGAAGGCTAAATCATATAAAGAAGAACTTGAATTAATGAAAAACTTTATAAAAAATAGAGGTAATTGGATGGATAAAAATATAGATAGTCTTAGTAAGTGGGCAAATTAA
- a CDS encoding HEAT repeat domain-containing protein, which translates to MRNIADIYIMLSFFVYIIACSIIYIISKDLLSFRFNKKVKKIKPEFEEVILKNLNTIKSNEAISKMDIAYVREKLKQKPYIKVFNDTIKEFNKLKENQIYTKLYIENFEDIINKNIKRVKLKDNTIKTYVAVSLGEYKISNYEISEFLLNCIKSKSIYLKVASLESISKIGNIQTLKRAIDYISNEECYINNKVFTDIISQFGSDKELLDEFLIKNFENFNESIQVVAVEHFKNNKIEFVKEELFKFLNKSINKEVDISIIKYFSNIKLEACKYKLIQLLNSNDWEYRAICAKALSNYKCNLTKEELLKSINDKNWHVRLNSAISILEFNDESLIDYILEEDDNYAKDILFYAMFMDERLSYEDYLEKSGKLEVEYQC; encoded by the coding sequence ATGAGAAATATTGCAGATATATATATTATGTTAAGCTTCTTTGTATATATAATAGCTTGTTCTATTATTTATATAATATCAAAAGATCTTTTAAGTTTTAGATTCAATAAAAAGGTGAAAAAAATAAAACCAGAATTTGAAGAAGTAATTTTAAAAAATCTAAATACTATAAAATCTAATGAAGCTATATCCAAAATGGATATAGCTTATGTTAGAGAAAAATTAAAGCAAAAGCCATATATTAAGGTATTTAATGATACAATAAAGGAATTTAATAAATTAAAAGAGAATCAAATTTATACAAAACTATATATAGAAAACTTCGAAGACATAATTAATAAAAATATCAAAAGAGTCAAACTAAAAGATAATACTATAAAAACTTATGTAGCTGTATCTTTAGGGGAATACAAAATAAGTAACTATGAAATAAGTGAATTTTTATTAAACTGTATTAAGTCTAAGTCCATATATTTAAAAGTAGCATCTTTAGAATCCATATCTAAAATAGGAAATATACAAACTCTAAAGAGAGCAATTGATTATATATCAAATGAAGAATGTTATATAAATAATAAAGTTTTTACAGACATAATAAGTCAATTTGGATCAGATAAAGAATTATTAGATGAATTCTTAATAAAAAACTTTGAAAATTTTAACGAAAGCATTCAAGTAGTGGCTGTTGAGCACTTTAAGAATAATAAAATTGAGTTTGTAAAAGAAGAACTTTTCAAATTTTTAAACAAAAGTATAAATAAAGAAGTAGATATAAGTATAATCAAATATTTTTCAAATATAAAGTTAGAAGCTTGTAAATATAAGCTAATACAGCTTTTAAACAGTAATGACTGGGAGTATAGGGCAATATGTGCAAAAGCTCTTAGTAATTATAAATGTAACTTAACAAAGGAAGAACTTTTAAAAAGTATAAATGATAAAAACTGGCATGTAAGACTTAATTCAGCAATAAGTATACTTGAATTTAATGATGAAAGTTTAATTGATTATATACTAGAAGAAGATGATAACTATGCTAAAGATATACTTTTTTATGCTATGTTTATGGACGAAAGATTATCTTATGAAGATTATTTAGAAAAATCAGGGAAGTTAGAGGTTGAATATCAATGTTAA
- a CDS encoding glycosyltransferase family 2 protein, whose translation MLRLFIDYLNLFFMYYILIYAIVFFISTIFSVVALNEENRKRKYLNELSLKSDDNYIPVSILVPAYNEEQTIIDCINSLSYLNYPEYEIIVIDDGSSDDTSNIAIDYFNLRKVARPIRRLVKCKDEEYVYEGTIKDNVKITLVRKENGGKADALNMGINISKFPLFVSLDADSILQRDSISNIVIPFMEDETTIAVGGNIKVANQVALDKGKVVKIMTPKKLLTIFQMIEYYRVFLTTRVWFNSFNGNLIISGAFGLFQKKAVLNIGGYNTNTVGEDMDLVVKLHSFYRKNKLAYSIKYEHNAICWSQVPEKLKDLKNQRRRWHIGLITSLSSHRYIFLNPKYGIVGIFSFLYFVVYEMFSCIIDVFGLALILISYFAGFLNIKFLFTFLLVYIFYSVIISIASIILENYMFKYTIKPKNLIKLIIFSILESFGYRQLCSWYRITGFIGYRKRKYQWNKISRKKQNNIDDI comes from the coding sequence ATGTTAAGGTTATTTATAGATTATTTAAATCTTTTTTTTATGTATTATATATTGATATACGCTATAGTATTTTTTATATCTACTATATTTTCTGTTGTAGCATTAAATGAAGAGAATCGTAAAAGGAAATATTTAAATGAATTGTCTTTAAAAAGCGATGATAACTATATTCCAGTATCTATATTAGTGCCAGCTTACAATGAAGAACAAACTATAATTGATTGTATAAATTCACTATCATATTTAAATTATCCAGAATACGAAATTATAGTAATAGATGATGGTTCTAGTGATGATACTTCTAATATAGCTATAGACTATTTTAATTTAAGAAAAGTAGCTAGACCTATAAGAAGACTAGTAAAGTGCAAAGATGAAGAATATGTATATGAAGGGACAATAAAAGATAATGTAAAGATTACATTAGTTAGAAAGGAAAATGGAGGTAAAGCAGATGCCCTAAATATGGGAATAAATATATCTAAATTTCCACTATTCGTATCATTAGATGCAGACTCTATTTTACAAAGAGATTCTATTAGTAATATAGTAATACCATTTATGGAAGATGAAACAACTATTGCAGTTGGAGGAAATATAAAAGTTGCAAACCAAGTAGCTTTAGATAAAGGTAAGGTTGTAAAAATAATGACTCCAAAGAAGCTACTTACAATTTTTCAAATGATAGAATATTATAGAGTATTTTTAACAACTAGAGTTTGGTTTAATAGCTTTAATGGGAACCTTATAATATCCGGTGCTTTTGGATTGTTTCAAAAAAAAGCAGTTTTAAATATAGGTGGATATAATACTAATACTGTTGGAGAAGATATGGATTTAGTAGTTAAACTACATTCTTTTTATAGAAAAAATAAGCTAGCATATTCTATAAAATATGAACACAATGCCATATGTTGGTCTCAAGTTCCAGAAAAGCTAAAAGATTTAAAAAATCAAAGACGAAGATGGCATATAGGATTAATCACAAGCCTAAGTAGTCATAGATATATATTTTTAAATCCTAAATACGGAATAGTAGGAATATTTTCTTTCTTATACTTTGTAGTATATGAAATGTTTTCATGCATAATAGATGTATTTGGACTTGCATTAATACTTATTTCTTATTTTGCAGGATTTTTAAATATAAAATTTTTATTTACTTTTTTATTAGTATATATTTTCTATAGTGTAATAATTTCTATAGCTTCAATAATACTTGAAAATTATATGTTTAAATATACGATAAAGCCAAAAAATTTAATTAAATTAATAATTTTTTCTATTCTTGAAAGCTTTGGATATAGGCAATTATGTTCATGGTATAGAATAACTGGATTTATTGGATATAGAAAAAGAAAATATCAATGGAATAAAATAAGTCGAAAGAAACAAAATAATATAGATGATATATAA